The following coding sequences lie in one Spinacia oleracea cultivar Varoflay chromosome 1, BTI_SOV_V1, whole genome shotgun sequence genomic window:
- the LOC130465619 gene encoding uncharacterized protein has product MVNTRRARRPSPIRHPSPTQSPSQGRSSASRHVDDRSRHGPVLSSRHDHVLESIHASDPQPHGEVEGPLPVTQEDLRRLAEQFNDTLERSLRAAVLNLRDGNEGPSRPRGQPRSTLSTRGPPRSERDHEPLLNLPRHPGEHRASRSLPPPPQRHGRSDARNVIVRRRLRRGELDAREIINSRRTEGRQGDAEGISARSQHESSRRSLDHPRHSLTLVETPRSRHGSSRERDQEENSITSGRGADRHTRTEREPPRTGRREPTPPRDEVQLGNLSFLSPFSRQIIEAPTPNKVKVPSIDPYDGTSDPNDHMDAYKARMTVQTGDEAAW; this is encoded by the coding sequence ATGGTGAACACCAGACGTGCTCGACGACCGTCACCCATTCGACATCCCTCGCCTACCCAGTCACCCTCTCAAGGAAGGTCCTCAGCCTCCAGACATGTGGACGATCGGTCGCGTCATGGTCCAGTGCTGTCTTCTCGACACGATCACGTGCTCGAGTCGATCCATGCCAGTGACCCGCAACCTCACGGAGAAGTCGAGGGACCTTTGCCCGTCACACAGGAAGACTTAAGGAGACTGGCTGAACAGTTCAACGACACTTTAGAGCGTAGCCTCAGGGCCGCCGTGTTGAACCTCCGGGATGGCAATGAAGGCCCATCTCGACCTAGGGGGCAACCAAGAAGCACACTCTCTACGAGAGGCCCTCCTCGGTCCGAAAGAGACCATGAACCACTACTGAACCTTCCTCGACACCCAGGGGAACATCGGGCTTCGAGAAGCCTCCCCCCGCCACCCCAGAGGCATGGACGAAGCGATGCTCGAAATGTGATTGTCCGACGAAGACTCAGGAGAGGTGAGCTCGACGCCCGCGAAATCATCAACTCTCGAAGAACCGAGGGGAGACAGGGAGATGCCgaggggatttctgctcgctcTCAACATGAGAGTTCGAGAAGATCCCTTGATCACCCTCGACATTCCCTCACCCTAGTGGAAACTCCAAGATCTCGGCACGGGTCCTCTCGAGAACGAGATCAAGAAGAAAACTCAATCACATCTGGAAGAGGGGCTGATAGACACACCCGAACAGAGAGAGAACCTCCTCGGACTGGGAGACGAGAGCCAACTCCCCCTCGAGACGAGGTGCAGCTCGGCAACCTCAGCTTCCTAAGTCCTTTTAGCAGACAGATCATTGAAGCACCGACCCCGAACAAAGTCAAGGTGCCTTCCATCGACCCATATGATGGCACCTCTGACCCGAACGACCATATGGATGCCTACAAGGCCCGAATGACTGTCCAAACAGGAGATGAAGCGGCATGGTGA